The nucleotide window TTCAACATCTGGATCGTTGACCTCGAGAAAGGCACGCGCGTCCGTCTCACTTTCGATTCGACTCCGGAAGGAATGGCGTGGTCCCCGGACGGTCGAATGATCTACTACAGCGGCGGTAAAGGCAACGAAGGCGAGTTGCTTCGTCAGGCGGCAGACGGTTCGGGGAAGCCTGAGGTGCTGTTGCAATCGCACAACTCAGTCCACGTAAGCAATCTCTCCCCTCACGGAGATTACCTGCTGTTTCACCAGCCAACGGGGTCGGTCGTGAGCACGACGTGGGTCCTGCCGCTGAAACCGCTCGGCACGCCGCGAGTGCTCGTGCCGGGCCCTGCAGGAGTGCATGAAGCGAGCTTTTCTCCAGACGAGAAGTGGGTCCTCTATCACACCACCGAGACAGGACGATACGAACTCTACGTCACCTCGCTCGCGAACGGGGGAAAACAGCAACTTACAACCGATGGGGCCCTCTTTTCGCGCTGGGGTCACGACGCAAAGCACATCTACTATCTTGCCCCGGACGGCGCCGTCATGGAAATGCCGGTGACAGAAACCGCTCGTACAGTGGATGCCGGGCCCGCGCACGAACTGTTCAAAGCCCCCGGTTTGAGCGCGACTTCATTCTTCGCAGCGCCGTGGGACGCGACTCCGGACGGTAAACACTTCCTGCTCAGTACCACAGGCGCACGCGACAACGGAACGCGCGCAGTCGTTCTCCTCGATTGGCAAGCAAGACTGAAGAAGTAGTCGAGATCAGGTTGGATGTCGCCGTTACGCGTGGCACGCTTGATTCCGAAACACAAACCTGTCGCCAAGCAGGAAATTGACTAAAGAACAAACAAGTATGGCTCCGAAGTTCGCCGGCAAAACCTCCACATGCAGGCCGCCCACGAGCCAACGCATCAGCAGGACGTTACCGACAATCGAAACAGTTCCATTCGACAAGTGAAAGCGGACCAGGCGTCCCATGACAGCTGGCAGGTTGTCGGTGGGGCGATCCGCCCAGGTGTATCTCTGGTGCCATGCGAAGTTATGCAACACGGCGGCTTCGACTGCGAGCGCCGTGGCTGCCAGATAGGCGACATCGGCTCTCACCAGCAGGTGCAAGAAGAGGAGTTGCACTCCAACCCCAACGATCCCGATCAAGTTGAACTTCAGCCAGCGCAAAAACGTTTTCATCGCGTCTCCTCGCGGTAAAGCTTTGCCGTGTTTCGAATCGTCGTAAGCGTAAAGATGAAGAGCATTCCCGCAATCCCGACGACCCCACCGATGTCGAACAACCGCATCGTCCTGCCGAGGAAATGGACCGTCGGTCTGTAAAGCAGGTATAGGTTCCCGATAATGAGGAGGACGCGAAGTTCGGTCGGACCAAAGAGGAAGTGCGTCAGCCGAAACTCGCCGATCGTGTAGCTGGCGAGGTAGCTCTCCATCGCGAGCAGGTTGTAGGCGAGCAGCAACCCGATCGCGACCCACGGGTGCATGTATCCCGACAACGCGAGCCCGCCAAGCAGGAAAAGGGCGCCCACACAATCAATAACGTGGTCGACATAGAAGCCGTAGCGCGGCCGCTGCTGGTCTCGGTAACGGGCCAGGGTGCCATCGAGGCTATCTCCGAACCAGTTGAGGCCAAGCAATACACAAACCAAAATTAGAGCACGGGGCTCGCGGCTTGCTGCCCAGTAAGCGAAGCCGGCGCCAATCATCCCCAAGGCTCCCAGAATCGTCAGGTGGTCGGAATTGACCCAACCGGGCATGTGCGAAGCGAACCATCGCAAAGCCCGCCGCTCGGCCGGAGCAAGGACGCTCTCCAAAACGCGGTTCGCTGGTCGGAATGTTGCAGCCTGAACCATAGTTGGCATTACGGTCTCCTTCGACAAACTGCTGAAACCGAGGCCATTCAACTGCACCCTCGCAGGCAGAACAATGCACCCGCAATCAATTGAGCGGGCGACTCATATCATCTATTAACCTGCTTAATATGATTGACTTAGAAGCGGTGGTAAACAGAGTGGCAGTACGCTTCGGGACACCTCGCAGTGTCCAAAAGCCGAACCTGGGTGTTGTTTGCCGGCATCAGAGTCCAACCCCAGCTGCTTGGCTTTGTCACTCTCCGACGTGACGCCGGCAACAGCGGTCCCCGTTTAGCTTGTTGACACTATTCTCGACGGCCGAAGTCTGACCGCCGGCGGCGCGTTGGGGCCGCCGCAGTTCATCTTCGAAAGATAGTTCTGTTCTGTTATGGAGGCTTCGTGAAGAATCGGTCCGTAATGTCTTTATTGCTTTGCCTTTGCGTGCTCCTGCTGGGCGCATCCGCCCTCGCGCAGAAGGCTCCTGCAAACCCAGTCATCCTGAAGGGAGCCCCAATGGGCGGCGTCAAATTTGACCACAAGGCTCACGCCGGGGCGAAGTGCGACACCTGCCATCATGCAGCTAAGCCTGAGAAGGCTGCCAAGTCAGCCCAGGAAGCCTGTACCGACTGTCACACCAAGGTGGCGGCGGCCCCGATGAAGACCAAGTTGCAGGCGGCTTTCCACAACCCGACGGCTACTGCGGGCACCTGCATCGACTGCCATAAGAAGGAAGTGGCGGCCGGAAAGAAGGCTCCGACCAAGTGCATGGATTGCCATAAAAAGGAAAACGTATAGCAAACAGGTATCACCCATTTGGGGCGCGATTCGGAAACGAATTGCGCTTCTTTTTTGTTCCACGAAGCGTCAAATACGGGTACCCTGTTCATAATCTGCTTTTGGCCCACCGGTCCCAACCGGAGGCCGGTTGGTGAGGAGAATGCGCGGTCGTACCCGTCGAGTTTATGCCTTTCTTTCAGGCGCTATTCTTGCAATCCTGCTTTGTGCTGTAGCCCTGTTCGCCCAACAACGTAATTCGCAGTCTTCGCCACCTGACGATCCTGCCGCGATTGAAAGCCTTAAAAAGTTCGCCGACGTGTTCAGCATCGTCGAGCAGAACTACGCCGAGCCGGTAGATTCCGATAAGGCCGTCTACAATGGCGCGATCCCCGGCATGTTGCGTGTGCTGGATCCGCACTCGAGCTTTTTCGACCCTAAAGCTTTCCGCCAGATGCGCGAGGATCAGCAGGGCCGCTACTACGGCGTAGGAATGCAGATCGGCCTTTTCCGTAACCAGATGACGATCATGCAGGTCTTCGAGAATACACCGGCTTTCAAGGCTGGCATTCATCCCGGAGACGTGATCGTGTCCGTAGGCGGGAAGTCCGCCGCGAAGATGACGAGCGATCAGGTTGCGGACACCCTGAAAGGACCCAAGGGTACCCCGGTTGATTTGACGGTTTCACGCGATGGGCTAGATCACCCGCTGGCGCTGACCGTGGTTCGCGATGAGATTCCACGGCCCTCCGTCGACCTGCACTACATGATTGCTCCGGGCGTGGGATACATTCACATTTCGAGTTTCATGGAAACGACCTCGCAGGAAGTCGACTCTGCGCTGAAGTCCTTCGGCGATATCAAGGGCCTGATCCTGGATCTGCGCGGCAACCCCGGCGGACTGGTAAATGAAGGTGTAGCCGTGGCGGGCGATTTCCTGCCGCAAGGTGCTGTCGTCGTCAGTCACCACGGACGCAACTCTCCGGAGCGTGTTTACCGCGCCGCGAAGGGGAACGGCGGCAAGAGCTTCCCAATCGTGGTGCTCGTCAACCGCGGCACCGCTTCGGCGGCAGAGATCGTGACCGGTGCCCTGCAGGATCACGATCGCGCGTTGATTGCCGGAGAAATTACCTTCGGCAAAGGCCTCGTTCAGAGCGTGTACCCGCTGAGCGAGGACACCGGCCTGGCTCTGACTACGGCAAAGTACTACACCCCGAGCGGACGCCTCATCCAGCGCGACTACACCGGCGTGAACCTCTACGACTACTACACCCACGGCGGCACCGATAACTCGAACGACGCCAACCGCGAGGTTCGCCAGACCGAATCCGGTCGCACCGTGTACGGCGGAGGCGGTATCACTCCCGACGTCAAGATCCCGCCGATTAAGAACGATCGCTTCGAGGACGACCTGCTCGAGCATTACGCGTTCTTTGATTTCGCTCGCCGCTACGTGGTGAATCACCAGGTCGATCGCAATTTCCAGGTCGACGACAACGTTCTGCTCGATTTCCGCAAATTCCTCGATACCAAGGGCGTTAACTTCACCGAGGCAGAACTTCAGCAAGATAAGGACTGGGTGACCTGCAACGTCAAGTCCGAGGTCCTGCTGGACCAGTTGGGCGAAACGCAGAGCCGGCTGGCTCGCGCACAATGCGACCCGGACATTTCGAAAGCCGTTGAACTCCTGCCCAAGGCGAAGGAACTCGCGGATAATTCCCGCAAGATCATCGCGGCAAGGCAAAGCAAAGCCGTGAGCCAGTAAGGCCAATTCACCCCGCAAAGACAGAGTCACAGAGAAGCTAATTTGAAAACCCAAGTCCGAGTGGACCTGGGTTTTTTGTTTGC belongs to Terriglobia bacterium and includes:
- a CDS encoding CDP-alcohol phosphatidyltransferase family protein; its protein translation is MPTMVQAATFRPANRVLESVLAPAERRALRWFASHMPGWVNSDHLTILGALGMIGAGFAYWAASREPRALILVCVLLGLNWFGDSLDGTLARYRDQQRPRYGFYVDHVIDCVGALFLLGGLALSGYMHPWVAIGLLLAYNLLAMESYLASYTIGEFRLTHFLFGPTELRVLLIIGNLYLLYRPTVHFLGRTMRLFDIGGVVGIAGMLFIFTLTTIRNTAKLYREETR
- a CDS encoding cytochrome c3 family protein; this encodes MKNRSVMSLLLCLCVLLLGASALAQKAPANPVILKGAPMGGVKFDHKAHAGAKCDTCHHAAKPEKAAKSAQEACTDCHTKVAAAPMKTKLQAAFHNPTATAGTCIDCHKKEVAAGKKAPTKCMDCHKKENV
- a CDS encoding GtrA family protein translates to MKTFLRWLKFNLIGIVGVGVQLLFLHLLVRADVAYLAATALAVEAAVLHNFAWHQRYTWADRPTDNLPAVMGRLVRFHLSNGTVSIVGNVLLMRWLVGGLHVEVLPANFGAILVCSLVNFLLGDRFVFRNQACHA
- a CDS encoding S41 family peptidase yields the protein MRGRTRRVYAFLSGAILAILLCAVALFAQQRNSQSSPPDDPAAIESLKKFADVFSIVEQNYAEPVDSDKAVYNGAIPGMLRVLDPHSSFFDPKAFRQMREDQQGRYYGVGMQIGLFRNQMTIMQVFENTPAFKAGIHPGDVIVSVGGKSAAKMTSDQVADTLKGPKGTPVDLTVSRDGLDHPLALTVVRDEIPRPSVDLHYMIAPGVGYIHISSFMETTSQEVDSALKSFGDIKGLILDLRGNPGGLVNEGVAVAGDFLPQGAVVVSHHGRNSPERVYRAAKGNGGKSFPIVVLVNRGTASAAEIVTGALQDHDRALIAGEITFGKGLVQSVYPLSEDTGLALTTAKYYTPSGRLIQRDYTGVNLYDYYTHGGTDNSNDANREVRQTESGRTVYGGGGITPDVKIPPIKNDRFEDDLLEHYAFFDFARRYVVNHQVDRNFQVDDNVLLDFRKFLDTKGVNFTEAELQQDKDWVTCNVKSEVLLDQLGETQSRLARAQCDPDISKAVELLPKAKELADNSRKIIAARQSKAVSQ